Proteins found in one bacterium genomic segment:
- a CDS encoding CoA-binding protein produces MTSSSSPETGTAAAPSLEDIRRILKENKTIAVVGLSTKPDRPSNSIPAYMQEQGYHIIPVNPTLQQALGETAYASLRDVPGPIDIVNIFRKSDDVPPVVDDAIAKGAKVIWMQLGIANEAAAAKARAAGITVIMDLCIGATHRKLRKEGLV; encoded by the coding sequence ATGACTTCTTCATCGTCTCCAGAAACCGGAACTGCCGCCGCGCCCAGTCTCGAAGACATCCGCCGGATTTTAAAGGAGAACAAGACCATTGCCGTCGTTGGGCTGTCCACCAAGCCGGATCGCCCCAGCAATTCCATACCGGCTTACATGCAGGAGCAAGGCTACCATATTATTCCCGTGAACCCAACCTTGCAGCAAGCCCTGGGCGAGACGGCTTATGCCAGTCTGCGGGATGTGCCCGGTCCCATCGACATTGTCAACATCTTTCGCAAGTCGGATGACGTGCCGCCGGTTGTAGATGATGCCATTGCCAAAGGCGCCAAGGTGATCTGGATGCAACTGGGAATCGCCAACGAAGCCGCGGCTGCCAAAGCCCGTGCCGCGGGAATCACGGTAATCATGGACCTCTGCATCGGCGCCACTCACCGCAAACTGCGCAAAGAGGGACTGGTTTGA
- a CDS encoding SDR family NAD(P)-dependent oxidoreductase yields the protein MNNGVIVITGASEGIGAALAKLAGGQGNKVVLAARTEAKLRTVASEVGDNALVVVTDVTRRADVERLKVMALERFGHVDVWVNNAGRGISKPVLELTDDEVDQMVAINLKSDLYGMQAIIPHFVERGAGHLINVSTVLSKVPFVPLRAAYSAAKAGLNILTANLRMSLAAYPQIHVSLVLPGVVRTQFFENALGGTPNWQGTTAQGAQTAEEVAAVIAEVMDNPRPEVYTNPASPEMVRRYSEDIAGFEASLARR from the coding sequence ATGAACAACGGCGTAATCGTGATCACCGGGGCCAGCGAAGGAATTGGCGCGGCACTGGCGAAGCTTGCGGGAGGTCAGGGAAACAAGGTGGTGCTGGCGGCGCGGACGGAAGCGAAACTCCGCACTGTGGCCTCTGAGGTGGGGGACAATGCCCTGGTGGTGGTGACGGATGTTACCCGCCGAGCCGATGTGGAGCGATTGAAGGTGATGGCGCTGGAGAGGTTCGGTCACGTGGATGTGTGGGTGAACAATGCGGGGAGAGGGATCAGCAAGCCCGTGTTAGAACTCACCGATGATGAGGTGGACCAGATGGTTGCGATCAATCTGAAGTCCGATCTGTACGGTATGCAGGCGATCATTCCGCACTTTGTCGAACGCGGCGCAGGGCATCTGATCAATGTGTCGACGGTGCTCTCTAAAGTGCCGTTTGTGCCCTTGCGTGCGGCCTACAGCGCGGCCAAGGCGGGTCTGAACATTCTGACCGCCAATCTGCGTATGAGCCTTGCGGCCTATCCGCAGATCCATGTGTCGCTGGTGCTTCCGGGAGTGGTCAGGACACAGTTCTTCGAAAATGCGCTGGGTGGAACCCCCAACTGGCAGGGCACTACGGCACAGGGAGCGCAGACCGCAGAGGAGGTAGCGGCAGTCATCGCCGAAGTAATGGATAATCCCCGGCCTGAGGTTTATACCAACCCGGCGTCACCGGAGATGGTGCGCCGCTACTCGGAAGACATCGCAGGATTTGAAGCCAGCCTCGCGCGGCGTTGA
- a CDS encoding metallophosphoesterase, with translation MYRIVHLSDLHYSTASREKARSMLAAVAASEPDHLIISGDLTDDGRAVYARGLRSLLTQYGFDSCERLTVVPGNHDMYGFIYRTFSKADGLLAGMRSLRTVKDTVARLRDLHRRLSSYRERDYDRELGRFRSYYERAFDGCIATYRSRSGFPFAKLLPNNLAIIGVDTCFYLPKVYSLMNLLRHGMQVMRTKDVTLLGENLSGSTGWVDLRALESLLNIPEIRRRRKILSLHHCMHPFSFLLKTHSESCAKEMQLVNRSALVDMLRAHRIEMILHGHYHTLHAYYLESGVPVLNSGEHGGSAFFGLEVSAREMDVRLMGDGTAGMPSHEEPSSLA, from the coding sequence ATGTATCGAATTGTTCACCTGTCTGATTTGCACTACTCCACCGCGAGCCGGGAGAAGGCGCGCAGCATGCTGGCTGCCGTGGCGGCCTCCGAGCCGGATCATCTGATCATCAGCGGGGATCTGACCGATGACGGGCGGGCGGTGTATGCTCGGGGGCTCAGGTCACTGCTGACACAGTACGGGTTTGACTCTTGCGAACGGCTGACGGTGGTGCCGGGGAATCATGACATGTACGGCTTCATCTACCGCACGTTCTCCAAGGCAGACGGCCTGCTGGCGGGAATGCGCAGCCTGCGCACGGTGAAGGATACCGTCGCGCGCTTGCGGGATTTGCATCGCCGTCTGTCGTCTTACCGGGAACGGGATTATGACCGGGAACTGGGCCGCTTCCGCTCCTACTATGAGCGGGCATTCGACGGCTGCATTGCCACCTATCGCAGCCGCAGCGGCTTTCCCTTTGCCAAATTGCTGCCGAATAATCTGGCGATCATCGGCGTGGACACCTGTTTCTATCTGCCCAAGGTTTACAGCCTGATGAATCTGCTGCGGCACGGCATGCAGGTGATGCGGACGAAGGATGTGACACTGCTGGGGGAAAATCTGAGCGGGTCGACGGGCTGGGTGGATTTACGGGCTTTGGAATCGCTGCTCAACATTCCGGAGATCCGGCGGCGGCGCAAGATCCTCTCGCTGCATCACTGTATGCATCCCTTCAGCTTTTTGCTGAAAACCCATTCGGAGTCCTGCGCCAAGGAGATGCAGCTCGTCAACCGTTCGGCGCTGGTGGATATGCTGCGGGCGCACCGCATCGAAATGATCCTGCACGGGCACTATCACACGCTCCATGCCTATTATCTCGAGAGCGGAGTGCCGGTGTTGAACAGCGGTGAGCACGGGGGATCGGCCTTCTTTGGATTGGAAGTGTCGGCACGCGAAATGGACGTCCGGCTGATGGGCGACGGAACCGCCGGCATGCCATCTCATGAGGAGCCGAGTTCTCTGGCCTAA
- a CDS encoding T9SS type A sorting domain-containing protein, which produces MKNLLGCIGGLAMLVSLGWGQYNPDTLWTRTWTAGAGGAEFFSLHGRADGGFLMGGKKWESDNRLYGYMARLDAQGILLWSHDYGDGTQSFSGFAAGQSGRYYFCGNSAFSDSGRGIRVDEVDTTGAILNSRVYRDPAGDLTSHDLAATADGGLVLGGTAEDWDSSGIILMKVDSVGSITWRQLYFEADYQSLAAVIQTRDGGYAIVGTAAYADRMQSQLLVIRFERDGRLMWTRAIGYEGPEGGYGIVQTADGGFYVTGTSNDVNYTQQGTLVARLDSHGELLWMRVWRAPHPQTSYGYSVALTPDSGCVVSGYYESMYPDYPCGLLLRYSAQGDLVLAETYTAGVGTAQFYGISVMPDSSYALAGTFWPSTGGNRMWLARMAHERLMLRHPAGHDVLLVDSVYALQWDALPRGGTVTIELDRDFPSGTWEPVAAATANDGEFTWNVTVPETEHGRFRVRHDQDTTQADTVTADIIITHPRLAIRSPQAGDTVWSGNLDTVFVDRYFIPDDLHIEVNHDYPTGPWDTLIVTSSLDWIPWSVTQPASNHCRIRLTSATRPEIMAETNGDFVIMPTPITVSTPSGGEVFHVGQHRVVMWDAPRLDGNVAVLLNSNYPSGTWMTVGPNRPNDGRVAWTIPNVNSTHCRIRVIAVRDRLTYGESAADFTITDALDADPDLLPRDFSFDAPYPNPFNALTTMKLELPTATPVNLYVCDVTGRVVRTLVHGMMEPGSHSLVFDGSGLASGLYFARLESPALTRTQKLLLLK; this is translated from the coding sequence ATGAAAAACCTGCTGGGCTGCATCGGCGGATTGGCGATGCTGGTTTCCCTTGGTTGGGGCCAGTATAATCCGGATACCCTCTGGACACGGACATGGACCGCGGGCGCGGGCGGCGCTGAATTCTTTTCGCTGCACGGGCGGGCGGATGGCGGTTTTCTGATGGGCGGGAAGAAATGGGAAAGCGACAACAGATTGTATGGGTACATGGCCCGGCTGGATGCGCAGGGCATTCTGCTCTGGTCCCATGACTACGGCGACGGCACACAGTCCTTCAGCGGATTTGCCGCCGGGCAGAGTGGCCGCTACTATTTCTGCGGGAACAGCGCGTTCTCCGACTCGGGACGGGGAATCCGGGTGGACGAGGTGGACACGACGGGTGCCATCCTGAATTCCCGGGTATATCGAGATCCTGCCGGCGATCTCACGAGTCATGATCTCGCGGCCACAGCCGACGGCGGACTGGTTCTCGGGGGCACCGCTGAGGACTGGGATTCATCCGGCATCATCCTAATGAAGGTGGACAGCGTCGGATCGATCACATGGCGTCAGCTCTACTTCGAAGCGGACTATCAGAGTCTTGCTGCCGTGATTCAGACGCGCGACGGCGGTTATGCCATCGTGGGCACGGCGGCATACGCGGATCGTATGCAATCCCAGTTGCTGGTCATCCGGTTTGAGCGCGACGGGCGTCTGATGTGGACGCGCGCCATTGGGTATGAAGGGCCGGAAGGTGGCTACGGTATTGTGCAGACAGCGGACGGCGGGTTCTATGTGACGGGCACGTCCAATGACGTGAACTACACCCAGCAAGGCACTCTGGTTGCACGGTTGGACAGTCACGGCGAACTCTTGTGGATGCGTGTCTGGCGTGCCCCGCATCCTCAGACATCGTATGGCTATTCCGTGGCCCTGACTCCGGACAGCGGCTGCGTGGTGAGCGGTTACTATGAATCCATGTACCCGGACTACCCCTGTGGACTTCTGCTGCGCTACTCGGCGCAGGGCGACCTGGTGCTGGCGGAGACCTATACCGCGGGTGTTGGCACTGCCCAGTTTTACGGGATTTCGGTGATGCCGGACAGCAGTTATGCTCTGGCCGGAACGTTTTGGCCGAGTACAGGCGGCAACCGGATGTGGCTGGCACGGATGGCCCACGAGCGACTGATGCTGCGCCATCCAGCGGGCCACGATGTCCTGCTGGTAGATTCCGTCTATGCCCTCCAGTGGGACGCGCTGCCCCGTGGCGGCACGGTGACCATCGAACTGGACCGGGACTTCCCTTCCGGCACGTGGGAACCGGTGGCGGCAGCGACGGCAAATGATGGCGAGTTCACGTGGAACGTGACTGTTCCCGAGACAGAGCACGGACGGTTCCGGGTCCGCCATGATCAGGATACCACGCAGGCGGATACCGTAACTGCCGACATAATCATTACCCATCCACGGCTGGCGATACGTTCACCGCAGGCAGGCGATACGGTGTGGAGCGGCAATCTGGATACAGTGTTCGTGGACAGGTATTTCATTCCCGACGATCTGCACATTGAGGTGAATCACGATTACCCGACTGGGCCGTGGGATACGCTGATTGTCACATCGTCGCTGGACTGGATTCCGTGGTCGGTCACACAGCCGGCTTCCAACCATTGCCGGATACGACTGACCTCGGCAACCCGCCCGGAGATTATGGCCGAAACCAACGGCGACTTTGTGATTATGCCCACACCGATCACCGTGAGCACGCCGAGCGGCGGCGAGGTATTCCATGTGGGGCAGCATCGCGTCGTGATGTGGGACGCACCGCGTCTCGACGGCAACGTGGCGGTGCTGCTGAACAGCAATTACCCCAGTGGAACGTGGATGACGGTGGGACCTAACCGGCCCAACGATGGCCGTGTGGCGTGGACCATTCCCAATGTCAACAGCACCCACTGCCGCATCCGGGTGATAGCGGTCCGGGATCGTTTAACATATGGCGAGAGCGCCGCGGATTTCACCATTACGGACGCGCTGGATGCCGATCCCGATCTTTTGCCCCGAGACTTCTCCTTCGACGCACCGTATCCCAATCCTTTCAATGCACTGACCACGATGAAGCTTGAACTTCCCACCGCAACGCCCGTGAACCTTTATGTCTGCGACGTGACAGGCCGGGTGGTGCGGACTCTGGTCCATGGAATGATGGAGCCGGGATCACATTCTCTGGTCTTTGATGGCTCGGGCTTGGCTTCGGGATTGTACTTTGCGCGGCTGGAAAGTCCGGCACTGACGCGAACTCAAAAATTGCTTTTGCTGAAATAG